Proteins from one Parasteatoda tepidariorum isolate YZ-2023 chromosome 4, CAS_Ptep_4.0, whole genome shotgun sequence genomic window:
- the LOC107441015 gene encoding uncharacterized protein: MAQEFLPLCDVLFNIISLASYFCDIVFDVVSIYTLYASDQVTWFSLSLCCVMFSLFISQILSFKWYFHRKSGKNFKFSVIAAIHLVQFGVLWRYFKLFLPVNLGVVKNEVRDLCMLRLIHAFCEAAPMLLIQLYLIWLKPSSSEVTDLNLVSTFLSLFSVCWALASFSKNVRRRNIHKLVLTWLGVIFQFFWRLGTVTSRVVVLTVYATVYHYWVFLVIILHWLTMFLWLISPKNVFHGEAISKKKKSVYSMLIAFVYIFCYINLQEINSRQKMFAFYLIMFLENSLLMAVFLFLKGQVVWYHKISIIFAWGGFSLGIVFMILYYRFFHIQHLKHSLASHTDLESHCTNCASSNCDNHNGKPALSDSDALTSDGKSMPDTPLSKSYNSTVFQPSNGHFQNGMVTGIPGVFNCRLNPAFKRKKKKPSSFVPPPAPVSALNNNSKTINPFWKRLPHKSCSSDHESSVGSRVNIQQKLQEKKKQQLQELKEIEEEIKQGKLKRPHPMEIGDQDTLHQPIPHSKKQPWVRPESPVARLPLYHSLIGPHIFSGIRPKSKQRSQTPEILLVPETLDCSMMYCDYQESRNTYLASPPHVVYPRISDVSSNSNLSAASKTKIYPRSRNQNTVRDTPSCRCPPPDTAMGMAYKSHNIPSDLDSQISLPRSYTLPREFRYYRRPRPRKPVRNEHFVPSNNSSDGDVDSADDNETYVPFPNNRVGAPIRLRPYQPPYRACVAGQLHETKL; encoded by the coding sequence ATGGCTCAAGAGTTCCTCCCACTCTGCGATGTTCTATTTAACATCATCTCTCTTGCTTCTTACTTTTGTGATATAGTATTTGATGTTGTCTCAATCTATACTCTCTATGCCTCCGACCAGGTTACCTGGTTTAGCCTTTCTTTGTGCTGTgttatgttttcattatttattagtcAAATATTATCCTTTAAATGGTATTTCCATCGAAAGAGTggcaagaattttaaattttcagttatagCAGCTATCCATTTAGTGCAATTTGGAGTTTTAtggagatattttaagctttttcttCCTGTTAACCTTGGTGTGGTAAAGAATGAAGTACGGGATTTATGCATGTTGAGGCTCATCCACGCATTTTGTGAAGCCGCGCCTATGCTACTCATCCAGCTTTATCTGATATGGCTGAAACCATCCTCATCCGAAGTGACAGATTTAAATCTAGTGTCAACTTTTCTGTCACTGTTTAGTGTATGCTGGGCCTTAGCATCATTCAGCAAAAATGTTCGGAGGCGCAATATACATAAACTTGTTCTAACTTGGCTTGGggttatatttcaatttttttggagGCTTGGTACTGTGACATCACGTGTGGTAGTGCTAACTGTTTATGCTACAGTTTACCACTATTGGGTGTTTTTAGTGATTATATTACATTGGTTAACCATGTTTTTATGGTTAATATctccaaaaaatgtttttcatggtGAAGCTAtctctaaaaagaaaaagtctgTGTATTCAATGTTGATTgcatttgtatatatattttgttacataaatttaCAAGAGATTAATTCCCGCCAAAAGATGTTTGCATTTTATCTgattatgtttttagaaaactcATTGTTAATGGCTGTGTTTCTGTTTCTTAAAGGACAAGTTGTGTGGTATCATAAGATATCGATTATATTTGCTTGGGGTGGTTTTTCATTGGGCATCGTATTCATGATATTGTATTACCGTTTTTTTCACATTCAACACCTGAAACATAGCTTGGCATCTCATACTGATCTAGAATCTCACTGTACTAATTGTGCATCAAGTAACTGTGATAATCACAATGGCAAGCCAGCGCTTAGTGATAGTGATGCTTTAACATCTGATGGGAAGTCCATGCCTGATACTCCTTTATCAAAATCTTATAATTCTACTGTTTTTCAGCCATCTAATGGTCATTTCCAGAATGGAATGGTAACAGGCATACCTGGTGTTTTCAATTGTCGTCTCAATCCTGCctttaagagaaagaaaaagaaaccgTCCAGTTTTGTGCCTCCTCCTGCTCCTGTTTCAGCCTTGAACAACAACAGCAAGACTATTAATCCTTTTTGGAAAAGATTGCCACATAAATCTTGCAGTAGCGACCACGAGAGTAGTGTTGGTTCTCGTGTCAACATTCAGCAGAAGCTACAGGAGAAAAAGAAACAGCAACTGCAGGAATTAAAGGAAATAGAGGAAGAAATTAAACAAGGAAAGTTGAAACGACCCCATCCCATGGAAATCGGAGATCAAGATACTCTTCACCAACCAATACCCCATTCAAAAAAGCAACCATGGGTTCGTCCTGAATCACCCGTTGCACGTTTGCCATTATATCATTCATTAATAGGACCCCATATTTTTAGTGGCATTCGACCTAAATCAAAGCAAAGGTCACAAACACCTGAAATATTGTTAGTTCCAGAAACTCTGGATTGCTCAATGATGTACTGTGATTATCAGGAATCTCGAAATACTTATTTAGCTTCTCCGCCTCATGTTGTCTATCCAAGAATATCCGATGTCTCGAGCAATAGTAATTTATCGGCTGcatctaaaactaaaatatacccCCGTTCTCGAAATCAAAATACTGTACGTGATACTCCGTCCTGCCGTTGCCCGCCTCCAGATACTGCAATGGGCATGGCATATAAATCTCATAATATACCCTCTGACCTTGATAGTCAGATATCTCTGCCACGTTCTTATACTCTTCCAAGAGAATTCAGGTACTATAGGAGACCTAGACCTCGAAAACCAGTACGTAATGAACATTTTGTGCCGTCTAATAATTCGAGCGATGGTGATGTAGATTCTGCGGATGACAATGAAACTTATGTGCCTTTTCCAAACAACCGAGTGGGAGCCCCTATTCGCTTAAGACCTTATCAACCACCTTATAGAGCTTGTGTTGCTGGACAACTTCATGAAACAAAGTTGtaa